TAACCTCTCCCTGGAGGATATTTGCCATGTCTGCAGAGATTCATGGCCATCGTGACTTAGTAGGAATGCTACCTGCAGCCATGGAGAGAGGCCGGGGATGTGGCCAACCATTGCGGAAAGCACTGGGCAGCCCTTACAAACAGAGAATTATctgtttctggggcgcctgggttaagcatctgcctttggctcagatcaggatcgcaggttcctgggaccaagtcccgtgttgggctcccagctcaggggggACTcggcttctctttttccctctcgttccccccaactcatgctctctctcgttcTCCCAAGTACATTCACTGTACCTCAATTACTGAGAACAGTGTTCTAGATTTCAagcagttaataaatatttgacctgaattttttttttaaagattttttctttatttatctgacagagatcacaagtaggcagagaggcaggcagagagagaggaggaagcaggctccctgcagcgcagagagcccgatgtggggctcgatcccaggaccctgggatcatgacctgagccgaaggcagaggcttaacccactgagccacccaggtgccccttgacctgaatttttttttttttttttaagattttatttatttatttgacagagagagatcacaagcaggcagagaggcaggcagagagagaggaggaagcaggctccctgctgagcagagagcccgacgtgggactcgatcccagcaccctgagatcatgacctgagccgaaggcagcgacttaacccactgagccacccaggcgccctgacctgaatttttatatgaaattttttcttctattacttGATTTCCTCCCCAAACCAGAGTATTAGTGCCACGAGAGCAGGACTTTGTCTAGGTCACGATTCTATCCCCAGCTCCTGGAACGATGGGTGGCACACGGCAGATCTGAACGCGTGATGAGTTCCTCAGGATTTGGgactctctcctccctgcctgggGCAGAGACTGCCACAGCCTGTCATACCCTGGGGAAAGTACTGTCTCTGAAACAGAGGGATAATACAGCAAGCAGATAAAAGCATGATCTGGGGACGCCTGACTGGCTTAGTCtgtggagcatgcaacttttgatctgggggctgtgagttcaagccccacactgggcacagagatagacttagaaataaaatcttaaaaaaaataaaaggcagtaaGTGAGTACGAATTCATACTGGCTGTATGGAATCATCAAGTTGCTTAAGGGCTCTGAGCCTCATTTCTTCACCTACTAAAAGGGATAATAATAGGACATACTCAACAGGGAGGGTCAAGCATGAACCTTCTTGCTGGGAGGGTTCAGCAAGATCAGGTATGAGCCTGGCAGCTGACACCCAGTAAGCGGCTATTAGACACTGGCCAGTACTACTGTTTGGACAACAAAGCCTTGGGACAAGAGACAAAAAGCACACCTGGCCACGGTGGCCACTCAGGACTCCTCCTTCCTCAGGATGTCACTCCCAtgcccttctctccctttcctagGGATTGTCAAATGCACAGAAGCTGGAAACTCACATTAACATCCAGGAAACGGAGATACTCTTGGCCAAGGGAGCCCTCAGGCAGACTACGGAGCTTGTCTAGGTCAAGGGTGGACAGTGAGATCCGGGGACGCTCCCTGCAAGGCAGAAGGCAGGACTTAGGTACTGGGAGGGCAGCTGCAGAGGCTGGTGAGAGGTCCAGCGAGAGCAAGGGTATGGGAGGCGAAGCGGCAGAGAGCAACAAAGGGGCCACAAATCCTATTGCAGCACCTGCCTCTGGCCAGGACAGTGGCAGGGACTGAGGAGACTACCACAGGCTAAGGTCATGGTTCTAGCCTGCAGTGGCATAATCTCAGGAGCAAGCCTCAGGTGTGATCCAGGTACTCACAAAGGGCACTGCAGGGGCAGGGGTTATAGCTAGCCTGTTATGGGAGCtaagggaaggcagagggatcTACGGTGGGATCTGGGCTGAGGCCACCACACTGCAATACCCACAGGTCATCATAGTGTATATATGAATGGCACCCATGGAGCTAGGCAGTGCCCAGCACGTGCATATGGCCAGGACATCAAGAAGAGCTCCCTAGAGGTACACAGTGTAACTCCAGAGAGGTCAGGATCCCCAGAGAATGTCCCCAACCCCCCAGGTACAGCTGGGACCTACCGCAGGATCTCAGCACCCTCTGCATCCTTCCTCATCTGGTCCCTGAGGACCTTCAGGGCACAGTGTCCTGTGGTCTCCCCTAGAACTGCAACCATGtctaaaagggaagaaatggggACAAATGGAAGATATGATCTTGGGTATCAGACCTGGTCTGAGCCTCCTACATGATAAACCAAAAACTTATCTCTTAGTTACAAGGATGCATGTTAAACATTTAGCAAATCCCGTGGCACACAGTAAGGGCTCAACGTATGTACCTATCGTCATTATCGCTGTTATTAATCTATCAGGCTGAGATGGCGCTGGCTGGGACAGTGCTCGAGTTTATGTCACTTTTACACCCATTATTACAACAGAATATCATGCCTCCATTGATCACAGGCTTTGAAATCAGAGTGCTAGGTTTGGATTTAGGTATAATCCCTGTGTAAGTGAATTTGTGCCAAATGCTTCACATTTCCAAGCTAGGTACTAATTTATGAAATGTGGAGAACACCCTTCTTACAGAGTTAATGTGAAAAATCAAGAACCTCGTGCAAATAAAACATTTAGTTCAGGGAGCAGTTGGCATATGGGGTCAGTGAGCAGTTAGCACTGTCATTTCTATTCGTAGAATAAATAATACTTTCCGGACTTAGAATCCTGAGGATGAGAAAACTACTGTAGAACCCTAAGATGTTCCAGTCATACatccagcaaacatttattgagcatctgctatgtgccagacacaaCCTAAAATACTTCTGAGAGTGCAACAGGGCAGTCGGGGTGTCTGACCTTATAAACTTGAATATTTAGTGGAATGTTATAGTTTGATGTATGTTATAACGAACTTTGTAAATCATCTATTTAATCCACGGGTTTCTCAATGTGGCTGGTTGGCAGAATCTTCCGGTaggtggttatttttaaaaaataacttaaaaaatgctggcccttccctcccctccccacgctCGGGCTGATTCGGACTGAGCTCAGGGTGGgactgggcatctgcctttttGTGAACCTTGCGCGTGGTGATGGGATGCAGCCAGGTTTGGGAACCCAGACCTAGTCTACTCTCCAGTTACCCCTAGGGGGCGGGTAGAGGAAGGGGCGGGCACCTGCCCAGGTTCCCCAGGCCAAGGGCGCGCGCCAAGCCCCCGCTGCTCTCCCGGGAGCGCCGGACGCGGGTGACCTTACCGTGGCGGTACGGGTTATAGAGAGCCATTCCCGCCGAGCCGGCGGCCAGCAGCGCCTTCTGCAGCGGGGAGGTGGGGATGTGCCCGGGGTAGAGCAGGCCGGCGCCATGGCGCACGCCTCGGAGCGGAACATCTACTGGGCGAGGAAAAGGCCGCGGTCAGAAGAGCCCGGcaccccaggcctccctcccacctccgcCACTTGCCTGCAGCCGGTCCCCGGGGGCCGCCGAGTGCAGGGAGAGGACGCAGGGCCGAGCGCAGCAGCGTCGCCATGGCAGCGGGCACCCTCCGGCGGCCGCGGGAACGGGCGCAGGCAGGGCCGAAGCTGCAAACCTCTCCGGCCGCGGAGGGACTTCCTCCTTTGAAGGAGGAAAAATCGTAGCACGGACAGGAGAGGGCCCTATCACTCAGTATGAGAAGGAAACCCAGGCGATCTGTCTACCATCTATTCCCACCGAAGAAAAACTCTCCCCATTTCCCCGCACTCCCAGAAAGGGTCCCCGAGTGATCCCCGCTCGGGGTTCAGCGTCGGGCCCTATTGTCCTCTCTTCCGTGCGTTTTCCCCGAGGCCAATAAGACGTGAACCTCTTCCGGCTAAGAAACATGGCGGCCCCCATGGTCCCGACTACATTTGGGAGAGGGACCGTACGGCACTTCCGTTCGGGTGCAGCTATTTCACCAGCGGGCGCTGCGCGGGCTTCGGGGATGGGGTTCCGCGGCCTGGCGCGGCTGCACGGGCTCTTCGCAGTCTACAAGCCCCCGGGGCTGAAATGGAAGCACGTGCGGGACACCGTGGAGCTGCAGCTTCTGAAGGGTGAGCCCCTCGAAGCAGACCCACGATCCTGCTCCCGTTCTCCCGGGAGTCCATCTCCGCTTCCGATCCTCCCAGCAAAATGAGGTTCTGTGACCCAGGGCTCTGGACCGAGCGGAGCGCTTTCCTAATCAGGGAGTCTGTACGCTCCGTTATTCCTCACTTTCCCCTGCGTTCAGACGGCTAAACGGTATTGTCTGGTGTCATAGGTTAATAGAGTCAGATTTTGAACCCGCGCCTGTTTCTTAACTGCTACTGTTCGCTACATCGTGGACCTTCTCTTCCACGTCCCCGTACCTCCCAGTCTCACCTGCCCCAGGTGTCTGGACAGAACTGACCTGATGTCTTGACCTTTGTGTATTCAGGTGTCAATGCTGGGAAGGCTCCCGCTCCTGAGCAGCGTGTTCGTTTCCTGCTGGGCCCCGTGGGGGACGGTGAAGAGAAGGCGCTTACTCTCACCGCCACCAGTGTGCCCACCCTCACCAACCATCCGCTGGGTAAGGCACATTGAGGCAGGCGTCTGGGTGTCATTTCCCAGGCAGTCTGTGCTCAGAGTCAGTGTCCCTGTCCATGCTCAGACTCTTGTCCCTTGAAAGGCCACAGCGGGGATGAAGGATTTGACGGGGAATAGGCAAATTTTCCTGCAAAAGggccagatagcaaatattttaggctttgcaggcccgATTCTGCCATTGTAGTGCAAAGAACCCGTAGGCAATATGGAATGCAGTGAGCCTGGCTGTGTTCCAAAAGAACTTTATTTATGGAAAGTGACATTTGagtttcatataattttcctATGTCACAcaatattattttcttgattttagggGGATCATTGAGGATTTGGCTCGGACTGTAGCTTCTGGCCCTTTTAGCTATGCTGGGATTCCAGATGGGAATTGAGACCCTCAGGTAGAAGTCCTAAGGCGGGACTTTGGGGTTCTTGGGAAAgagtgacttatttttttaaagattttatttatttatttgatagagatcacaagtaggcaagagaggcagacagagagagaaggggaagcagggtccccgccaagcagagagcctgatgcgaggctcgatcccagaaccctgggatcatgacctgagctgaaggcagaggctttaacccactgagccacccaggcaccccaagagtgaCTTTTTTATTCAGCAAAGCTGCCCAAGAATGGAACTAGTTGTAGTGAGCTCCCTGTCACTAGACAAGATTAGGAAGACTGA
This is a stretch of genomic DNA from Mustela lutreola isolate mMusLut2 chromosome 12, mMusLut2.pri, whole genome shotgun sequence. It encodes these proteins:
- the COQ4 gene encoding ubiquinone biosynthesis protein COQ4 homolog, mitochondrial, whose protein sequence is MATLLRSALRPLPALGGPRGPAADVPLRGVRHGAGLLYPGHIPTSPLQKALLAAGSAGMALYNPYRHDMVAVLGETTGHCALKVLRDQMRKDAEGAEILRERPRISLSTLDLDKLRSLPEGSLGQEYLRFLDVNRVSPDTRAPTRFVDDEELAYVIQRYREIHDMLHTLLGMPTNILGEIVVKWFEAVQTGLPMCILGALFGPIRLSAQSLRVLVSELIPWAVQNGRRAPCVLNLYYERRWEQPLRALREELGITDPPSVHVRGLA